AAAATGACtaaatactgggacttccctggctggcggtccagcggttaagactctgcgcttccactgcaaggggcacaggtttgatccctggtcagggaactaagatcccacatgctgtgtggtgtggccaaaaaaaattgaCTATACTTCAGTTATTAGAAGACAAAGATTTAAACAATCCGTCTACAGGCCATTCTTAAGAGGCAGagaatgaaagtaaaagaatCAAAACTCAACATActtggaatagaagggaactttctcagCCTAATAAAAGTCATCtactaaattaaaaaacacagcAAACATATTTTATGGTGAAATATTGAAGTCATTCCCCCTATTGTGAGAAACAAGTCAAGGGTAGCCACCCTTTCTTCCACCCagacagagaggcaagaaaaataagagttccctggtggcctagtggttaggattctgggctttcactgccatggcctgggttcaatccctggtcggggaactgagatcctataagccgtgcggcacagccaaaaaaaaaaacaattaaagaaaaataagagatataaaaattaaaaaggaagaactaTCTTTTCATAGATATGATTATAAATACAGAAAACCCAGAAGAATTTTCAAGTAAATAAGTTTTAGATTTGCTGgacataagaaaattattttcataaactaTGAATGATAGCATCACAATAtcaaatacataagaataaatctaaccaaaaaaGGCATGATCTTTATGAGAAAACATACATAACtttattgaaaacattaaatGGAGAGCTACACCACGTTCACGAACTGGAAAATTCACGTGGATGTTGATTTTCCCCAAACTGACCTATAGATTCAGTTGGGTTCCATTCACAATTTCAAGGGGGGGTTTTATTGGTGGAACTTGACAAGccgattctaaaatttatatggaagagcAAGGGCCAAGTATAGATCTTAGGAGATCATACACAGGGGTAGATAGAATGATCAGTGGGACAGGAGAGaaagataaattgtggtatattcaatGGATCACTATACAGCAAGGAAAAGGAATGCTCTACAGCCACACACATTAATTTGGATAAATCTTAGAAACATAATATTGAAGGAAAACGCAAATCACAGAAGAATAAACATGGTGTGGCTccgtttatataaaattcaaaaacatgcaAAACCAGTACAAACATATGTAATAAAATCACAGAGCAAAGCAAGGGGATGATTAAGACAGCACAGTGTTTCCTCTACCAGGGAGGGGCACAGCAGGGACCTCAAAGGAAACAGTATCCAGTTCTTaaatgggggcggggagggtgttgtgtctctttattttataaatatttccttgtatcttttcactataaaaaaaacacaagataTTCTGGAGGGCGAGGGGTAAAGCAGTAGAGGAAACAGAAGTCTGCCAATGCTTATGTACGGCACAAAGTGACAGGTACACCAAGTTCCTAACAGAGTTAAAAAAGTCATAGAGCATGCtgtttagaaaaacaaagaagtctTAGCAGTTCAAACCTTTGTGGGCATGGGCGGGGCGTGTCAGAAGGGTGGGCTTCTCTGCGGGTTCTTGGAAGGCAAGCCTGCCATGTCACTGAAGGactacccccctcccccagcagcacTTGTAGGTTTTCACTTAACTCCATTTTTGGTCCagtccctcacccccaccctccccagggcccccGAGATGCAAAGCTTCTTCGAAAAGCCCCCGCCTCCACCCCAGCGGGGGGGTCCTGGGGGCGGGGCAACGTAGCTGCTTCTCAGAGACCTTGAATCAGTCCCGTCCTACCGTCAGCCCCAAACCTTGCCTTCCACGGTGAACCTCTCCAGGGCTCCTGGGGGCGATCGGGCTGCCTCTTGGCCCCTCCAAGAGGGGAACGCTTAATTTCAACTTCTAATTCTCTGAGAGAGTACATGAGCCTCTATCCACTTTCCATCTTTCAGAATGTGGTCAGGCTCTTTGGTCTAGGGCTGTCTCCCTCCTATTTTCTGTCTTCGTaaatttacatcatttttaatttctttactatcattttagaTTTTAAGAGGAAACAAACTCACATGTTTAAACCTGCCACATTTAActggaaatgtctatttactatatttaaataaaagtgtcTAACAAGTAGCTCCTGAAGAGTCCAGAGAGGAGGAGCTTAGCAGTCTCAGCACCATCCAGCACAGATGCTCGAACATCCCCACCTGATTTCTCTGCCTTGATTTTTCCGGCTGTTCAAGGGTGAAGGAGAAAGCAcaaagatctgggttcaaatccggACTCCTCCATTTACTACCACGTGATCTTATCACATCAACTCTCAGAGCTTTATCACCCACATAATTGCTGCCCAGCGCACCGCGTTAGCTGGAGAGAAGTTCATTGAAATTGCTGCTGTGAAATGTCCCTAACTGTAAAGCGCTGAACCTGGGAAAGAACTCTGGACTCTCAGACCCTGGATCACTACATTCTGCCTTAAGCTGCTGGCCACCCCCCACCGCCCCAAGGCCGCAGGAGGCAGGGCCCTGGCGCCTCACACCCTCAGGCCTTCTGTGCTTCCCAGGCCTGACAATCAGAGGAACCAAAAACGGCAGCCCGGGCAACAGGGAAGGTCCAGAAACCCACAAAGATGGAGGGAGTCCAAGAACCAAGTGGGCACTTTATTAACCTGGCAAAGGGGCAGCTGGGCAGGCCGAGCGGCCCCCTGCCAGACCCTGCGCTGTGCTCAGGGGCCACTGATAGAGGCAGAGCCGCAGGGCCCAAGCCCCGGACACTAGGAGTCCAAGCCGGGCAAGGGCAGGGCTAAGGGCGGGGCCGGAGTTGCCGAAAGCAGGCATCAGTACCAGCCTGCCGCCCCTtctgaggctgggggtgggccTGAAATGAGTTATTTGAGCCCCCTCTCCTGTTCCCCACTCCTTGTACAGGAAGAGCTCAGGCTCTTCCTGGAGTCAGGAAGCCATGAGTCCCACATCAGCTGTGGTCTGGAAGCTGATGCCGTCCCCCGGCAACGGGGAGGCCAGGAAGGGCCAGAGCCAGACAAGGACCCAGCGGGGCCCCAGGGCCGCCTGCAGGTTGTGGGAGAGGCCCAGGTCGTAAGAGCGCCGGCCCCGAGCCCACTCCCACGTGGTCTGGCCCCTCAGCAGCAACATCCCATGGAAGAGCAGTCCAGCCCCGCACAACAGTGCACCCGCCACACACGTGTCGGTCACGAAGGCCAGCGCGAACTGCGCCAGAGACACTCTGCCTgcaaggagagagcagagagggtcaaggagaagcagcagcccagccgtcccagagcccagctcctgccctcctcccGTCCCCTACCCCATCGTGAAGCAGGGCGCATTCCTCCGCTCAGCAAACGCTGAGTTGTTGCTCCCTGGCCAACCCATGCCGGCTGATGGGAACACAGCGGTGAAACGGGCACACACAGCTCCCTGCCCTAGATGCGACTTTCACTCGTGCATCACAGACTTGTGAGCACCTCCCATGAATATCAGGATGAATGGCAGGTCGCATGTCCGACCTCGGGGAGCTCACAGACAGACATTCAAGAGATCATGTCTCAGTTACTTAATTACAGCTGTGACGTGTGTGACAATGGAAAAGTACAGCATCTTGCATCATCTTGACCCACAGAAGGTAATAAGTATCAGGTAAACTAATGAACTACAAGATGCCGTGAAATGTTATGTCAAGCGcgagaaggcagacacaaaaggttATGTATCACATGGtgccatttacatgaaatgtcccaAACAGACatatccatagagacagaagattactggttgccaggggctgggggcactAGGGGGAAATAGGGAGCGACTGCTTAAtgggcacagggtttcttttggggacgATGAAAATGGTCTGGAATTaagacagtggtgatggctgcacaacactgCGAATATACTAAATGCAACTGAATtgtgcacttgaaaatggttaaaattatgAGTTTCATGTTATGTGAatgttttttcaataaaaaaaagagagcctACTGGCGGGGAGATGACATGGAAACTTATTAAGAGGCTCAGGGAAATAAACTTCATCTATTTTGACAGTGATATCTTAGGTGATGCCTGAAGGTTAAGGAGGTATTTGCTAAGTGAAGAGGGGAGAACACATTCTGTTtgaaggtcctgaggcaggatgGAGAGGTGCCTGCGAGACAAGTGAGTGGACAGTTCTGGAAGCTCAGGAGAGAAGCCCAGGCTGGATACGCAGATTTGTGAGCGGTCGGTACCCGGGCGGTTCCGAGACCCGGCAGAGTGCGTAGGGAGATGAGAATGGCGTCTCGACCTCAGCCAGGAAACCAGGTCCTTAGGGATCAGATGTAGGGaaaccaggaaggaaggaggaaacccCAAAGTACAAGCCGTCGGGGACGTCAAGCGTAGAGCCCTTTAAGGAGGCTGAAGGCCAGCAGTTTTATGAGGCTGAAAGGTCTCATAAGCAAGAAGAGAACACAGAAGGGTCCTCTGGGTTTtgtggagacagaggcctgggGACTGTGGCAGTCTCGGAGGACGGGTGGGGGCAGAAGCCAGTTTGGAGCAGGTGGAGGAatgggtgggaggaaggggaaaagcaGCCTACAGCCCAAGCAAGTTCTTTGACTTGGCTGCTGATGAAAGAGCCAGAAGGCATGAGCTGGAAGAGGAGGACGTGGGGTGAAGAGACGCTTTGTACCAGGTGGGAAAACCCGAAGGAAGCCAGTGGAGGGACCCTGGAGTGTGGCAGGAGGAGAAGCGACCCACGGTGTGAGGCCTCCCAGCAGGAAGGAGGGGTCGGGCACCAGGAGAAGCTGGGGCAGTGAGCTTCTGGCCCCAGGACGGGACAGCCAATTCTGGACGTGCCATCTGATGTCTAATTTCCTCTGTGATGTATTTTCAAGACAGGTTGGGGCTTGGAGGACAGGAAAGTGGGAAGATTGGAGCTGCAGCGATTAGGGGGAGGAAGCTTATGAGAAACCAGGGCAGCCAGGCACCGCTGAGGGCCTGTTGAGGTCAGCAGCCATGAACGTGACGTGACACCGACTGCCACCGAGTACCAGGCATCTCTGGCAGCTCTCCGCAGCCAACGGCAGACACAGAGAAGCCAGGAAGGCACAGCAGAAGGAAGACGGAGCAAAAAGGCTTGAGATGAGATGCTGCAGAAGGCTGGTGGAAATGAGGGCGCCACGCTGGACCTGGGGCGGTGAAGGGGGAAGGTGCTGATGGACAGGAAGGTGAGGGCCCGGAGCTCCGGAGCGGGGTTGCGGAGCACAGAGTGACAGATGGATAGGAGAGgtggtgggggcagagaggggtGACATGGGGTGCTCTGGGAGGTGACACATTTTGGATTCTGACACGACTGGGGTGGGGATGTGGGagtaggggaaggaggaggggaggagaaggtcAAGAAGCTGAGCGACTGGGGCCATTCACCCACGCTTTCAGATACCTGTGCCTTCAGCAAGGCCCAGGGCTGAGAGGGAGACGAGGGGCCGGAGCCCAAGTCTTCAGTGACTGCGGGAAGCGAGTGGGAGACCGTGGATGACCGGGGGTTGGGGGCTTGCAGACAGGAGCAGATGGAGGGCTTGAGTCTCAGTGGAGGCAGGGGGGTCatgaggagggcagaggaggacTGCTCAGGGAGCCAGTGTGGGCACAGGAAGACCCTGACAGCCCCACTGGGCCTCCCAAGACCCGCCCTGGGCTGCAGGGAGCGGgtcctggggacagagctgggcttGGATAGGATGAGGAGACAGAGCCACTATTCAGAGTGGTCAGGGAGTTTAGTAATTGCAGGACAAGGTTACAGAGAGGAGCGGGGACAGGTCAGGAGGAAGGAGTCAGGGAAAAGAAAGCCCGAAGCATTTTGGGGGGCAGAGAACAAAGTATAAAAAACCAGTGGGGTTTCTACCTTGGGTGGTGTCAGAGGAAAGTGTCAACCAGAACACAGCCTCTCAATCAGTCTCCTGATTCAAAacatcccctccccacttccaaaGACTGGACCTTCCCCTGCCTGTAACTTTcactggctccccactgcccagtCAAGTAAGGACCATCTCCTCACACTCCATTCAAGGCCCTCCACCATCCAGTCCTCACTTACTGCCCTAGCCTTAATTCTCACAATTCCCATCAAATGCCTTCACTACTCCGTGCCCAACCTCCAAGCCTTTGTTCTCGCTGCTCCCCTAGCTCCGAACGCCCCCCACTTAGAATGCTCTCTCCCCGTCCCATCCCCCTCGAGGTGAAATCCCACTAGGCTTTCCTCCCCTGCCACCACCTTCCGGAACCCTCCCCTGATTCTCTCAGCCAGAACTCTGTACCGACGTCGAGGCCCTGTATTTTACCAGACCGTACACCCAAGTGAATACCAGGCTCCCGTCACCTCCCGTAATTGACACCGGGACTGGGTCCCCAGGGCGCTGCCTGGAGAACCAGCCGGAAATCCCATCGACCACCAGAACGGGCCTCCGCCTCTCTGTGGAGGCCTCCCCGGCCCCCCACCTGTGAGCAGCATGAgccagggcagcaggaggagggcGGCGGTGTGGAGGGGTGTGTGGGCTCGCAGCAGGGCTGACAGGGCAGGGCCCAGCAGCACAGAGACGTGCAGCAGGACGCCTGTGGTGTGAAGCAGCAGACACAGGAAGGGCCGGTAGTTGTGGAAGCCCACGCAGCGGCCCAGCAGGCGGCAGTGGTGGTCCCGGCGAAGGATGCAGATGCGGCAGGCAGAGCAATGCCCGCTGCGCGGTGGCACCTGGCTTTGGCACTGGTAGCAGTAACTGCAGGGAAGGAACCACAGGGTCAGTTCCCCCAGCAGCTCTGAGTGCTCCATTTCATGCCTGGTCAGCCCCTGAGCCCATCCTGGGGAAGCAGGCCTCTCTAAGCTTCAGGTTCTTCACAGGTAAATGCAGGCTAAACACCACCTCCCACGCCCTTCCATTCCTGGCACAGCAGGTCTGAGGGCTCTTCCAGCTCTGAGAGCCCCAGtcctgagggctttctctggtctCTAACATCCGGAAGCAAACTTCTCCTGTCCTCCACTGTTACCACCTCCGTCCAAGTCACCACGAGCTCCCCTCTGGATTACTGCAACAGCCTCTTGCCTGGCTTCCCTGACTCCACCTTTGTCCCAACTCGTGTAGTCTCACCCCAGCAGCCAGACTGATCCTTTTGAAATCTAAGTCAGGGGaactccctggaggtccagtgcttaggactccgcgcttgcactgccgagggcccgggttcgatccctggcacggccaagaaaaaaataaatcaagtaaataaaatctaagtcatgtccctcctctgctcaaaaccctccaatggctctCCATTTCACTTCTAGTAAAAAGCAAAGTCTTCGAGGTCTTACAAGGTCTTTACGTCTCTGACTTCTCTTCTCCCCCCTCACTCCACCTTGGCCACACTTGCTATCTTGCTGCTCCTGGAACGTGCTGGGCACACAaatgcctcagagcctttgcatcatctgttccctctgcctggaacattcttcccccAGATGACTGTGGCTAACTCTCCcccctccttcaagtctttgctcaaatgccaccttctcaatgaggcctACCTTGACCACCCTATTTCAAACTGCAATTTGGGTCTCCTTTATCCTGCTCTCTCTGTTTCCTTACCACCAACACCTTCTAACATTCtacattattttctgatttattatgCCTAAAGTTTATCATCTGCCCCCTCCCTGAAATCAGGAATATGTTTTATTGTACCTCCAGTGCCTGGAATTGTACCTTGcacgtagtaggtactcaaatatttgtaAGTGGATGAAGGATACTCCTTCTGCCGTCTGGTTCAAGCGGATCTTACTGTAAACTGGTTCTAACATCTTCAGGTCCTGAGGCCCTCCCCCTGCCCAAAGCTCCCGCTTCTCCCCCCGCCAGATCCCTTGCCCCACTCACGCCCAGCCCTGGCCCAGACCACGGCCGGCCAGCATCACACCCCGGATGCTGGGGTCCGTGCGCAGGAAGAGCCCCACGTTGCCCAGTAGGTTGAGCAGCTGGAAGGTTGCCAGCGCAAGCTGCAAGGTCCGGGCCAAGGGTCCCAGTGGGGGCGGCCCGGGACCCAGTACCAGCACGTAGGCCAGCTCCAGGCCCACGGCCGCGGCCCACAGCGCGGTGAGCACAAGAGGAAGCCGCGCGGACGCCGCCTCCGCGTTCCCCACAGCCCAGGGCTGCCCCATGGCCTGGACCCACTAGCGGTCGGATCCCGGGTACCCCTCCGCTTCCGTATTGGGGCGGGGAGAGTGGCAAACGGACGTCTGCTACGACCAATAGACGCTCTGAAGGGGGTGAGCGAGCGTTCAGGTTCACGGGGAGGGCCCGCAGATACGGAGATGTGATTGAACGGCCGAACGAGCCAAAGAGATGCTTGGAATCTCGTTGGCGCTAGAGCCGGTAGGGCAGCGCGGTTACCGCCCACCcgcgcaggccccgcccctcccgcaGAAGTCCCGCACCCCGGTCCCGCTGGCCGGCGGCGCTCCGGGAAGATTGAGTTGCCGCTTCGGTGGCGTCGGTGTTTCGCGGCTCAGCACATTCCCCCTCTTCCCCTAGTCGCCCCGATATTAATAGCCCTGCTTCGGCCCATCCAGCTGGCTTGGAGCCCCTCCGCATGCTCTAGTGTCTCCcttcatcaccccagaaaacaTTCAAAACAGCTCGGCGCCTCGGTGTTTCTGactgtgaaatgggaatagtgCTCCCTGTTTCCCACCAGCGCGGCGCAGGAAAAGGGTCATGAGGAGGCCCAGACGGTAGCTTCTAGAGCAGTCTGCAGCCACTATTATTATCGTCATCTTCGTTGTACACGTGAGGAAACAGACTCGGAGAGGGCCCGTGGCTTTCCCAAGAGTCACACGGCGCCCAAGCTACGGAGCCGGAACGCGAAGCCCGGATCTCCGCCACGGGGTACACCCCAGTGCCCCCAAATTCTGCAGTCTCCTAGCCTCAGGACAACCTGCTGCCTGGTCCCGACCCGAGTGGCCTCGCCCCCAtccggcccctccctcctcccccatatTTAGCCGGAATCCGATCCGGGGCTGGGCCGGGCGCTACTTAACGCGGCCCCCATGTCCTGGAGCGCGCCGAGCGGAGCGGAGCCAGGAGCCCGAGCGAGATGATGATGGTTATGCAGCCCGAGGGTCTGGGGACCGGGGAGGGGCCCTTCGCGGGCGGCGGCAGCAGGGGCGGCGAGTACATGGAACAGGAGGAGGACTGGGACCGCGACCTGCTGCTGGACCCGGCCTGGGAGAAGCAGCAGCGGAAAGTGAGTGCTAGCCCATTTCCTGATGGCAAAACTGAGGCCTGAGAAGCCAGGCGGTTTGTCCTTGGCATCTCAGCAGGTCAGGGGCAGAGCCTGTCTTAACCCTCAGTGCCACTTCCTCACCCAGGCTCTTCCATCGGTCCTCTGCTGTCCCCCAGGGCCCGAAGAGAGGGCTGGAGACCCTCACGAGGGGTTTAGGAGGACAAGAAGAGTTTCTGGGCTCCCCATCCCACAGGGTTCATTCCCCTGGGCCCACTGCTCCACTTCTGCTAAGGAATATGGTTGTGGGCAAAGCCTGGGAGACCCAAGTTCGGGGTGTGGGTGGGGTCGGGAAGGACGATCTTTGTCTCCACAACCCCACTCTCTAGTGAAATATTCCCAGACCCCACCTGCCGACTTGCAGCCAGGCAGCTAGAGGACTTGGGAGTGTGGGGAAGGGGTAACCGTCCCAGaccccttccccatcctctctATGTTCTCTCCAGCGTGGTGTCCGTGGTCACTCTATCCCAACtgtcaaatgaggaaactggggctgaGATAGGACCCAAATCATATGCTGTCAGAAAACAGGACGACCCACAACCTGAGGGTCTTTGCCCATTGCTTGCCCCCCGCCATTCTTTCCCAAGATACCCCTCCTCACCCCAGGGGCCCTGAATCTGCTGAAAAGGCCACAAGGTCGGGGAGGAGGGTAGCCCTGGGTTTCCTTTCATGGTAGGTAACCTGACTCTCTGGCCAGATAGACACTTCGTGCTGAGGCAGCACCTTGGAGGAGCTGAGAGGGGCACATGGGCAGCTGCTGCCCAGGCGCAGCCTTGTAAGGCACTCGGGCCTCCCCTCCCCGATCTATTTTCACTCCCAGACTTTCCCAAGTGGAGGGGGCAGGACACCTGGGGACCCAGAAGAGAAACTGATCCAGGCTGGAGTGAGGAAACTTTGGGGAGTGTGGCAGGACAGTGGTAGGAGTGTACCACGAGGTCGTTAGACCCTGCTCGGCACTTGCCAACAGTGTATGAGTCCAGGAAAGGGCGGGGGAACAGGGGTGTTTGGTGGAATTTGCAGGATCTGAGAATCCCAGAATTTAGAATCAGAGCATTTCCGCTGGGTTAGTTGATAGGAGATGACCCCAGGGGCTAGAAGGCTCAGCTGACACGGCTAGGGTGCCCGGGGTGACACGCCTCCCCCCAGGCTTCTCCTGCACCTGTCTCCAAGCGGGGCTGTGGTCCTTGGGTCCAGCAATCTCCCGGTGATGTCATCCCTGCCCCTGGCTCCAGCTGCCATCTGCTCTGCAACAACTCctatccccccacccacccaacccACCCGGGCCTCTCCCAGATCCAGGTCCACATGCCCCTCATAAGATACAGGCTAGTCTGTAACttgctttcatcacttaaaatatcaGGAGCATCCTTCCAACCCAACTTACAGCCACCCACCTCACTGACTCATTCAATGAttgcacagagtagatgctctgTAAATTCATCGGCACCCCCGGGAGTTGGACATTCTGGTTGTTTCTCATCTAACATTGTTTATTACAATGTAATGAACATCTCTGCGCTCAGCTTCAGTCCCACCCCCATGCCTGCTTCTCCTCCATGTCTTGAAGCACTCCTGCCTCCTCCCACCTGATAACCGAGTCCTCTTTATTGAACCTCATTGCAAACAGTCATTCACTGTTTCTTAGGGAGgtcctagtatgtgccaggcactgttttaggtgccAGCAATTCAGCAGGGGACAAAAGTAAAGACCCCGCCTcagggagcttatattctagcaAGGACAAATGTTTCCATCTCATCCACTCGATCCTGCCCTGTCCCACTCACTGacacccttcctccctcactctgGTCTCAGTCGGCACCTCCTCACTTCTCCCTTCTGCTCTGCCAAGCCATCGGTCTCCCCTCTGCAACCAGAATGAGCTTTCTAAAACACAGTGCTGCTCCTCCCGCTCCTGTGCCTGAAAGCTTCCCCTGTTGCCCTCAAGATCAAGTTCAGACTCCCTGGCTTAGCACTCAAGATCGTGCACGacctggcctctgctgcccctcCGGCCTGCCTCTCACCACGTATACCCCAACACCCCCAGAGCGGTGCCCAGATAGCTGTAGCTCCGCAAACCTCGTAACTGTTTCTCATTGCCAAGCACTTGCCCGTGTGGCTgcccctgcctggaatgcctttgcCTGCCCTTCCCTGCCTGAGTAACTCCTGCACTTCCATCACAGTTCTGATCAATTATTAACCTTCCCCAAGAGGTCCCCCACTTGATATGCAGAACTCCTCCCCTAGTCTCCCCAATAATAGTCTCTCCCAGCACTTCTCAGACCAACAGGACTCTTTGACTGACTGTGAGTTCCTTTAGGGCAAGGAGCAAATCTCATTAAAAGtcatgtttgggcttccctggtggcgcagtggttgcgagtctgcctgccgatgcaggggacgcgggttcgtgccccggtccgggaagatcccacgtgccgcggagcggctgggcccgtgagtcgtggccgctgagcctgcgcgtccggagcctgtgctctgcaacgggagagaccacagcagtgagaggcccccgtaccccaaaaaaaaaaaaaaaaaaaaaaaagagtcatgtttgTCAAATGAAAGAATGCCCCTTCCTCCACCACGGAGGCCTCACCCAGTCCTGCCTTTCCTCCTGCCCTATCTTGACCCAGAGCATCTGAGACTCCAGGGTTGGAAGGAAGTCCAGAGAATCCAACTGCCCTCTCTTGTGCTCGGGGCCCTGTCAATTTAGTGCTCAGTACCCACTTACACAGCGGAGGGAAAGAATTCCAAATGATTTCCAGGGCCACCTCCCTGGAGTATCTGCTTTGCGGTGGCGGGGGGATGCTCTCAATTCCAGAATCCTGCAAGGTCAGGGGAAGAAGGACCTGAGACATCACTGAGTCTGAACCCTTAATTGTGCAA
The sequence above is a segment of the Physeter macrocephalus isolate SW-GA unplaced genomic scaffold, ASM283717v5 random_872, whole genome shotgun sequence genome. Coding sequences within it:
- the ZDHHC24 gene encoding probable palmitoyltransferase ZDHHC24 encodes the protein MGQPWAVGNAEAASARLPLVLTALWAAAVGLELAYVLVLGPGPPPLGPLARTLQLALATFQLLNLLGNVGLFLRTDPSIRGVMLAGRGLGQGWAYCYQCQSQVPPRSGHCSACRICILRRDHHCRLLGRCVGFHNYRPFLCLLLHTTGVLLHVSVLLGPALSALLRAHTPLHTAALLLLPWLMLLTGRVSLAQFALAFVTDTCVAGALLCGAGLLFHGMLLLRGQTTWEWARGRRSYDLGLSHNLQAALGPRWVLVWLWPFLASPLPGDGISFQTTADVGLMAS